The Amycolatopsis mongoliensis genome includes a window with the following:
- a CDS encoding phospholipase: MPVPTEPSRVRRPWSTSGWLLLVLLVVFAFGLIASRPPAPPDQGPPTGDVLAAQNAIEALVHPGPHPDALARLPKDFTALSGVTPGAMPARDGTVRAVHVDGGCSTPWGDDNTKWDYAVPCKAHDLGYDLLRYADRKGHPLGPEVREALDDRLSYDMHHACDLNPMDSAGTCRVVASLYSAGLVVNSWHQRWGPPVGDPIGPMVAGVLVIACLLVVRLRGWLRARREPRALVPAAVPASVSRWALLGAGGVVLLLVGESVTALAHWAGAPETSLWPLTWLAQLVPLIFFAGGHANAAGWRTEQADGGGYRHYLAERASPLLRPALIFAVVALLTPLALELLGIPAGTTATVMRIALHPLWLLGVYLLTIVCAPPLLALHRRAPVTAAAGLLALVVAGEAAADGTGSPLPRFAATFALALLAQQLAFAHADGVRPARRLLAAAAAAGVAGLAVASVLRNGPPVLLGSPGAPAAFSAPPWGVLLLGLVQLGVLGLLAGPLTRLGDRPRVAAACRFVLRAPMSLYLAFLAGMLLLVSTVYLPGRIADGLSWLVRPRTLVAVGLLAVPATLVFWWFERHAHGVRRPRAAELPGRRAVVLTRAAAGFGIGYATLGVFGFALTRFGGVAADADLLGLRLDPIQSLVHLLLGVFLLHTIRLGAGAATGTWLTTALACAPSLLFADGGGTSELLGVTLHSATAGFALLATAGSLLPVRRPANATS, translated from the coding sequence ATGCCAGTCCCGACCGAGCCGTCTCGTGTCCGCCGACCCTGGTCGACGTCCGGCTGGCTGCTGCTGGTCCTCCTGGTCGTGTTCGCCTTCGGCCTGATCGCCTCGCGCCCGCCGGCCCCGCCGGACCAGGGCCCGCCCACCGGTGACGTGCTCGCCGCGCAGAACGCCATCGAGGCGCTGGTCCACCCCGGCCCGCACCCCGACGCCCTCGCGCGGCTGCCGAAGGACTTCACCGCGCTCAGCGGCGTCACCCCCGGTGCGATGCCGGCCCGCGACGGCACGGTCCGCGCCGTCCACGTCGACGGCGGCTGCTCGACGCCGTGGGGCGACGACAACACGAAGTGGGACTACGCCGTGCCGTGCAAGGCCCACGACCTCGGCTACGACCTGCTGCGCTACGCCGACCGCAAGGGTCACCCGCTCGGCCCGGAGGTCCGCGAGGCGCTGGACGACCGGCTCTCGTACGACATGCACCACGCCTGCGACCTCAACCCGATGGACTCCGCGGGCACCTGCCGGGTCGTCGCGTCCCTCTACTCGGCCGGCCTGGTCGTCAACTCGTGGCACCAGCGCTGGGGCCCGCCGGTCGGCGACCCGATCGGCCCCATGGTCGCCGGCGTGCTCGTCATCGCCTGCCTGCTGGTGGTCCGGCTGCGCGGCTGGCTGCGCGCCCGCCGCGAGCCGCGGGCGCTGGTGCCCGCCGCCGTCCCGGCGTCGGTCAGCCGGTGGGCGCTGCTCGGCGCGGGCGGGGTCGTCCTCCTGCTCGTCGGCGAGTCGGTGACGGCGCTCGCCCACTGGGCCGGCGCGCCCGAGACGTCGCTCTGGCCGCTGACCTGGCTCGCCCAGCTCGTCCCGCTGATCTTCTTCGCCGGCGGCCACGCCAACGCGGCCGGCTGGCGCACCGAACAGGCCGACGGCGGCGGCTACCGCCACTACCTGGCCGAACGCGCCAGCCCGCTGCTGCGCCCGGCGCTGATCTTCGCGGTCGTCGCCCTCCTCACGCCGCTCGCGCTCGAGCTCCTCGGCATCCCGGCCGGGACGACCGCGACGGTCATGCGGATCGCGCTGCACCCGTTGTGGCTGCTGGGGGTCTACCTGTTGACCATCGTCTGCGCACCGCCGCTGCTGGCCCTGCACCGCCGCGCCCCGGTGACCGCGGCGGCCGGCCTGCTGGCGCTGGTCGTCGCCGGCGAAGCCGCAGCGGACGGGACGGGTTCGCCGTTGCCCCGGTTCGCGGCGACGTTCGCCCTCGCGCTGCTCGCCCAGCAACTCGCCTTCGCGCACGCCGACGGCGTACGCCCGGCACGACGTCTGCTCGCCGCGGCCGCCGCGGCCGGGGTCGCGGGCCTCGCCGTGGCGAGCGTCCTGCGGAACGGGCCACCCGTCCTGCTCGGCAGCCCGGGCGCCCCGGCGGCGTTCTCGGCCCCGCCGTGGGGCGTGCTGCTGCTCGGCCTCGTCCAGCTCGGCGTGCTCGGGCTGCTGGCCGGCCCGCTGACCCGGCTGGGCGACCGGCCCCGCGTCGCCGCCGCGTGCCGGTTCGTCCTGCGCGCGCCGATGAGCCTCTACCTGGCGTTCCTCGCCGGGATGCTGCTGCTCGTGTCGACCGTGTACCTGCCCGGCCGGATCGCCGACGGGCTGAGCTGGCTGGTCCGGCCGCGCACCCTGGTCGCGGTCGGGCTGCTCGCGGTGCCCGCGACCCTGGTGTTCTGGTGGTTCGAACGGCACGCCCACGGCGTCCGGCGGCCCCGCGCGGCCGAGCTCCCCGGCCGCCGCGCGGTGGTGCTGACCAGGGCCGCGGCCGGGTTCGGCATCGGCTACGCGACGCTCGGCGTGTTCGGCTTCGCGCTGACCCGCTTCGGCGGGGTGGCCGCCGACGCCGACCTGCTGGGCCTGCGGCTCGACCCGATCCAGAGCCTGGTGCACCTGCTGCTCGGGGTGTTCCTGCTGCACACGATCCGGCTCGGTGCCGGCGCGGCGACCGGCACCTGGCTCACCACCGCGCTCGCCTGCGCGCCCTCGCTCCTGTTCGCCGACGGCGGCGGCACGTCCGAGCTCCTGGGCGTCACCCTGCACTCGGCGACGGCCGGGTTCGCCCTGCTCGCGACGGCCGGCTCCCTGTTGCCGGTCCGCAGACCGGCGAATGCGACGTCCTGA
- a CDS encoding sensor domain-containing diguanylate cyclase, which produces MHPGPDGVPGAPGEPAPTQRETAREQGVTTDGSAATTGGPLVPARSGHPYRPRNWALWRRRPAQVAFMLAAEAVAVAILAVAFARSPIPSGNDWINFAILAAGATVHIQLTQRQEERRRDRTKTVLIDLTAVWTFSAAMVLPIPLILFVIAVVRAQHWFIARRPANNFVFSSITHGLAGTLAHVTYTALGPHLLGPPDWGGFLREFGTIVLTGAIYEAIQIAYVGGVLLLGSPAGRTVRNVLGSPADNTLEAITIGLGAVTAILLAAVPPMVAVMAVVTVVFNRLAELDQLQNDVRTDPKTGILNMRGWSESAERALERTARSGDQLALLMVDLDHFKWINDTYGHPAGDDVLRTVAQTLDEVTRPSDLVGRFGGEEFLILLPDIDEESTWDAAERIRVAIAKLHIVTTDKRGDPATIAGRTTSIGVARHPRHGDTLERLLQSADAAVYLAKENGRDQVCFAPDTPGGGLPAPGDS; this is translated from the coding sequence TTGCATCCAGGACCGGACGGCGTGCCGGGCGCGCCGGGCGAGCCGGCCCCGACGCAGCGGGAAACCGCAAGGGAACAGGGCGTGACCACGGACGGGTCAGCAGCCACGACCGGTGGTCCACTCGTGCCTGCCCGGAGCGGGCACCCCTACCGGCCGCGCAACTGGGCGCTGTGGCGCCGCCGGCCGGCACAGGTCGCGTTCATGCTCGCGGCCGAAGCCGTCGCGGTCGCCATTCTCGCCGTCGCGTTCGCGCGTTCGCCGATTCCGTCCGGAAACGACTGGATCAATTTCGCCATTCTGGCGGCCGGTGCCACCGTGCACATTCAGCTGACCCAACGCCAGGAAGAACGGCGGCGGGACCGGACAAAAACGGTGCTGATCGACCTCACCGCCGTCTGGACGTTTTCCGCGGCAATGGTCCTGCCGATTCCGCTCATTCTGTTCGTCATCGCGGTCGTCCGGGCGCAGCACTGGTTCATCGCGCGCCGACCGGCCAACAACTTCGTGTTTTCGTCGATCACGCACGGCCTCGCCGGCACGCTCGCGCACGTCACCTACACGGCACTGGGACCGCACCTGCTCGGGCCGCCGGACTGGGGCGGCTTCCTCCGCGAGTTCGGCACGATCGTCCTCACCGGCGCCATCTACGAGGCCATCCAGATCGCGTACGTGGGCGGGGTCCTGCTGCTCGGATCCCCCGCCGGGCGCACGGTTCGTAACGTCCTCGGCAGCCCCGCCGACAACACCCTCGAAGCCATCACCATCGGCCTGGGCGCGGTGACCGCGATCCTGCTCGCCGCCGTGCCGCCGATGGTCGCGGTGATGGCCGTGGTCACCGTCGTCTTCAATCGCCTCGCGGAACTCGATCAGCTCCAGAACGACGTCCGGACGGACCCGAAAACCGGGATTCTCAACATGCGCGGCTGGTCGGAGTCGGCCGAGCGGGCACTGGAACGGACCGCTCGATCGGGTGATCAACTGGCGCTGCTGATGGTCGATCTCGATCACTTCAAGTGGATTAACGACACCTATGGACATCCGGCGGGCGACGACGTGCTCCGGACGGTTGCGCAAACCCTCGACGAAGTGACTCGGCCGAGCGACTTGGTCGGCCGTTTCGGGGGTGAGGAATTCCTCATTCTGCTCCCGGACATCGACGAAGAGTCGACCTGGGACGCGGCCGAACGGATACGTGTTGCGATTGCCAAGTTGCATATCGTGACCACGGACAAACGCGGCGATCCGGCGACGATCGCCGGCCGGACCACCTCGATCGGGGTGGCCCGCCACCCGCGGCACGGCGACACGCTGGAGCGGTTGCTGCAGTCGGCGGACGCGGCGGTGTACCTGGCCAAGGAGAACGGGCGGGACCAGGTCTGTTTCGCGCCGGACACGCCGGGAGGCGGGCTCCCGGCTCCCGGGGATTCGTGA
- a CDS encoding MFS transporter: protein MFTRSGDGGYEVTTRATPRLRAVLANREFRALWFAETQSMLGDQLTIVALAILIFDRTGSPLLSAVVYSLTFLPALAGGLGLSQLADRFPRRAVLTAGSLAQAALIGLMAVPGMPMGWLFVLFVFARLANAPCNAAQNALGREIFADDDVYLQSQDLRGITNNTAMLAGLAAGGLLVTGVGTSWALAIDAVTFLVAAVAVRLAILRRPAAGDGGAPWFGAVRQVFGDERLRVLLYLSWLVGLAVIPEGLAAPLAAQLGAGDQAVGWLLAADPLGFVVGTFLLSRFVSTEHRRRLLGVLAALPLAALAAFALRPGLALALVLLALAGATGAYVITVSATFITWVPNDIRGSAGGLYRTGLRVAQGVGVGIGGLVAQWVGSANATIALAGALGLLLAVPVAVSWRRVGGAEPESRLS from the coding sequence ATGTTCACTCGATCGGGGGACGGTGGTTACGAGGTGACGACGCGCGCTACCCCCCGGCTCCGGGCCGTCCTGGCCAACCGGGAGTTCCGCGCGCTGTGGTTCGCCGAAACGCAGTCGATGCTCGGCGACCAGCTGACCATCGTCGCGCTGGCCATCCTGATCTTCGACCGGACCGGGTCGCCGCTGCTCTCGGCCGTCGTCTACTCGCTGACGTTCCTGCCCGCGCTCGCCGGCGGGCTCGGGTTGTCCCAGCTCGCGGACCGGTTCCCGCGGCGCGCGGTGCTGACGGCCGGCTCGCTCGCGCAGGCCGCGCTGATCGGGCTGATGGCCGTGCCCGGGATGCCGATGGGCTGGCTGTTCGTCCTCTTCGTCTTCGCCCGGCTGGCGAACGCGCCGTGCAACGCGGCGCAGAACGCGCTCGGCCGGGAGATCTTCGCCGACGACGACGTCTACCTGCAGAGCCAGGACCTGCGCGGGATCACGAACAACACGGCGATGCTGGCCGGACTCGCCGCCGGCGGTCTGCTGGTGACCGGCGTCGGCACGTCGTGGGCCCTGGCGATCGACGCGGTGACGTTCCTGGTCGCCGCCGTCGCCGTGCGGCTGGCGATCCTGCGGCGACCGGCCGCGGGGGACGGCGGCGCCCCCTGGTTCGGCGCCGTCCGGCAGGTTTTCGGCGACGAACGGCTGCGCGTGCTGCTCTACCTGTCGTGGCTCGTCGGCCTCGCGGTGATCCCGGAGGGCCTCGCCGCGCCGCTCGCCGCACAACTGGGCGCGGGCGACCAAGCGGTGGGCTGGCTGCTGGCGGCCGATCCGCTGGGCTTCGTCGTCGGGACGTTCCTGCTTTCGCGGTTCGTCTCGACGGAGCACCGCCGCCGGCTGCTGGGAGTGCTGGCCGCGCTGCCGCTGGCCGCGCTCGCGGCGTTCGCGCTGCGCCCGGGCCTGGCGCTCGCACTGGTCCTGCTTGCGCTGGCCGGTGCGACGGGCGCATATGTCATCACGGTGTCGGCCACGTTCATCACGTGGGTGCCCAACGACATCCGGGGCAGCGCCGGCGGGCTCTACCGGACGGGGCTGCGGGTGGCCCAGGGCGTGGGCGTGGGCATCGGCGGGCTGGTGGCCCAATGGGTCGGCTCCGCGAACGCGACGATCGCGCTCGCGGGGGCGCTGGGACTGCTGCTGGCGGTGCCGGTCGCGGTGTCGTGGCGCCGGGTCGGCGGTGCGGAACCGGAATCGCGGCTGTCATGA
- a CDS encoding SDR family NAD(P)-dependent oxidoreductase: MDGLMQGRAVVVTGAGRGLGEAFAVHVARAGGSVVVNDIDVELAERTAENIRAHGGRAVASGHSVAEAGEAQEIVDLCVKEFGGIDGLVNNAGLNYEALPWEDDAEQARELVGVNVMGVVNTGLAAIKAMVDAGTGGSIVNISSGASLGQRKLGVYAASKGAVASLTYSWALDLEEAGIRVNAVCPLAHTRMVWKSERSLRACPPDRTPSRIAPVVLFLLGDGSHGITGQMIRCNGPQLHVMGQPFLKQPILERPVWDTETVQKAFDEVFSAHLENYGLEKRVPPRLRKWTDTSPRTA; encoded by the coding sequence ATGGACGGGTTGATGCAGGGCAGGGCGGTCGTGGTGACCGGCGCCGGCCGTGGCCTGGGCGAGGCGTTCGCGGTGCACGTCGCGCGCGCGGGCGGGTCGGTGGTCGTCAACGACATCGACGTCGAGCTCGCCGAGCGGACGGCGGAGAACATCCGCGCGCACGGTGGCCGCGCCGTGGCCAGCGGGCACAGCGTGGCCGAGGCCGGGGAGGCGCAGGAGATCGTCGACCTGTGCGTCAAGGAGTTCGGCGGGATCGACGGGCTGGTCAACAACGCCGGCCTGAACTACGAGGCACTGCCCTGGGAAGACGACGCCGAGCAGGCGCGCGAGCTCGTCGGGGTCAACGTCATGGGCGTGGTGAACACCGGGCTGGCCGCGATCAAGGCGATGGTCGACGCCGGTACCGGCGGTTCGATCGTCAACATCTCTTCGGGTGCGTCGCTCGGGCAGCGCAAGCTCGGCGTGTACGCGGCGAGCAAGGGCGCGGTCGCCTCGCTGACCTACTCCTGGGCGCTCGACCTCGAGGAGGCCGGGATCCGCGTCAACGCCGTCTGCCCACTTGCGCACACGCGGATGGTGTGGAAGTCCGAGCGCTCGCTGCGCGCCTGCCCGCCGGACCGCACGCCGTCGCGGATCGCGCCGGTGGTGCTGTTCCTGCTCGGCGACGGCTCGCACGGCATCACCGGCCAGATGATCCGGTGCAACGGCCCGCAGCTGCACGTCATGGGCCAGCCGTTCCTCAAGCAGCCGATCCTCGAGCGCCCGGTGTGGGACACCGAGACCGTGCAGAAGGCGTTCGACGAGGTCTTCTCCGCCCACCTGGAGAACTACGGCCTGGAAAAGCGCGTCCCGCCGCGGCTGCGCAAGTGGACCGACACTTCGCCCCGTACCGCCTGA
- a CDS encoding AMP-dependent synthetase/ligase, whose protein sequence is MTTPSVAEQTEGLTIPRLLHRNAVEYPDLPAITSLDLEGKPTLSWLEFRTAIAEVSRGLAGLGLTKGDRMLIMAPGCPDHIIADLAATHLSAIPCTAYATLSPDQIRFVARHSAAPVVVLGGESELTRWQPVLEDLPALRHIVVMDAAAIPGGDDRFLSFADLRARGREALAADPGVFERSWQEIKPDDPLSMIYTSGTTGDPKGVVLSHRNAIHQAYAVTELHHPPMHATNIAYLPLAHIAERELSIYLPIVWAGHVHTLADPSGVVGALGQVHPESFFGVPRVWEKMVAGLKNMLGGVPEDKRTALLQANELLQQGYKLRSAGQPVPEELAEKIKQTDETALAPIRALLGLDKVLVASSGAAALPVEIIYFLAGLGVEICEVWGLSETTGAATSNSGEHFRAGTVGKPLADVEVKVAEDGELLVRGPIVFLGYLQEDGTIKDATDADGWYATGDIGTIDEDGFVTITDRKKELIITSSGKNIAPTRVEGLLKEHPLIGQAVAIGDDRPYVTALIVLDDEIAPGWAAANGVEAAPEELADHPAVRAELERAVESANSRLARIEQIKRYHVLPKAWTPESGELTPTLKLKRRVINDRYSADIEALYAAARAPEPAAGA, encoded by the coding sequence TTGACCACCCCGTCCGTCGCCGAGCAGACCGAAGGCCTGACGATCCCGCGGCTGCTGCACCGCAATGCGGTCGAGTACCCGGACCTGCCGGCGATCACCTCGCTCGACCTCGAAGGCAAGCCGACACTCAGCTGGCTGGAGTTCCGCACCGCGATCGCGGAGGTGTCCCGCGGCCTCGCCGGGCTCGGGCTCACCAAGGGTGACCGCATGCTGATCATGGCGCCCGGCTGCCCGGACCACATCATCGCCGACCTCGCCGCGACGCACCTGTCCGCGATCCCGTGCACCGCCTACGCAACGCTCAGCCCGGACCAGATCCGGTTCGTCGCCCGGCACAGTGCGGCGCCGGTCGTGGTGCTCGGCGGGGAGAGCGAACTGACGCGCTGGCAGCCGGTGCTCGAAGACCTCCCGGCCCTGCGCCACATCGTCGTGATGGACGCGGCCGCGATCCCCGGCGGGGACGACCGGTTCCTCTCCTTCGCCGACCTCCGCGCCCGGGGCCGGGAAGCGCTTGCCGCCGACCCCGGCGTCTTCGAGCGGTCCTGGCAGGAGATCAAGCCGGACGACCCGCTGTCCATGATCTACACCTCCGGCACGACCGGCGACCCCAAGGGCGTCGTGCTGTCGCACCGCAACGCGATCCACCAGGCGTACGCGGTGACGGAGCTGCACCACCCGCCGATGCACGCGACGAACATCGCGTACCTGCCGCTCGCGCACATCGCCGAGCGGGAGCTGTCGATCTACCTGCCGATCGTGTGGGCCGGCCACGTGCACACGCTCGCCGATCCGTCCGGCGTCGTCGGCGCGCTCGGCCAGGTGCACCCGGAGAGCTTCTTCGGCGTCCCGCGCGTGTGGGAGAAAATGGTCGCGGGGCTGAAGAACATGCTCGGCGGCGTGCCCGAGGACAAGCGCACCGCGTTGCTGCAGGCGAACGAGCTGCTGCAGCAGGGCTACAAGCTGCGCAGCGCCGGGCAGCCGGTGCCCGAGGAGCTGGCCGAGAAGATCAAGCAGACCGACGAGACCGCGCTCGCCCCGATCCGCGCGCTGCTCGGGCTCGACAAGGTGCTGGTCGCGTCCAGCGGCGCGGCCGCCCTGCCGGTGGAGATCATCTACTTCCTGGCCGGCCTCGGCGTCGAGATCTGCGAGGTCTGGGGTCTGTCGGAGACGACCGGGGCGGCGACGTCGAACTCCGGTGAGCACTTCCGCGCGGGCACGGTCGGCAAACCCCTCGCCGACGTCGAGGTGAAGGTCGCCGAAGACGGCGAGCTGCTGGTGCGCGGGCCGATCGTCTTCCTCGGCTACCTGCAGGAGGACGGGACGATCAAGGACGCCACCGACGCCGACGGCTGGTACGCCACCGGCGACATCGGCACGATCGACGAAGACGGCTTCGTGACGATCACCGACCGCAAGAAGGAACTGATCATCACCTCGAGCGGCAAGAACATCGCGCCGACCCGCGTCGAGGGCCTGCTCAAGGAGCACCCGCTGATCGGCCAGGCGGTCGCGATCGGCGACGACCGGCCGTACGTGACGGCACTGATCGTGCTCGACGACGAGATCGCGCCCGGCTGGGCCGCGGCGAACGGCGTCGAAGCGGCGCCCGAGGAGCTCGCCGACCACCCGGCCGTGCGGGCCGAGCTGGAACGCGCGGTCGAATCGGCGAACAGCAGGCTGGCCCGGATCGAGCAGATCAAGCGCTACCACGTGCTGCCGAAGGCGTGGACGCCCGAGTCCGGCGAGCTGACCCCGACGCTCAAGCTCAAGCGCCGGGTCATCAACGACCGCTACTCGGCCGACATCGAGGCCCTCTACGCGGCGGCCCGCGCCCCCGAACCCGCCGCCGGCGCGTAG
- a CDS encoding transcriptional regulator, producing MTRSARALLDEIQRELAPRDDDNLLVPSITAGRAPRAVFAALAAEEKRITLSDWRSFHALAARADEPHARTFFGGLAPGEQQANGMLDALIAAAGPDHGEERPRAGCQAYPAYVAWLALNGESSATAAGIYANFAAFGRYCKDVAAGMREHYGFADDACAFFDFFAADVPEIEEQALAAIQAGLDARRLDEREAHLCARLFQSYELQFWNTLAAEFRG from the coding sequence ATGACGCGCTCGGCTCGCGCACTGCTCGACGAGATCCAGCGGGAGCTCGCGCCCCGCGACGACGACAACCTGCTCGTCCCGTCGATCACCGCGGGCCGGGCGCCGCGCGCGGTGTTCGCGGCGCTCGCCGCGGAGGAGAAGCGGATCACGCTCAGCGACTGGCGGAGCTTCCACGCGCTCGCCGCTCGCGCCGACGAACCGCACGCACGCACTTTCTTCGGCGGTCTCGCGCCGGGGGAGCAACAGGCGAACGGGATGCTCGACGCGTTGATCGCGGCCGCTGGTCCGGACCACGGCGAGGAACGCCCGCGCGCGGGCTGCCAGGCCTACCCGGCGTACGTCGCGTGGCTCGCGCTGAACGGCGAATCGTCGGCGACCGCGGCCGGGATCTACGCGAACTTCGCCGCCTTCGGCCGGTACTGCAAGGACGTCGCCGCCGGCATGCGCGAGCACTACGGCTTCGCCGACGACGCCTGCGCGTTCTTCGACTTCTTCGCTGCGGACGTTCCGGAAATTGAGGAACAAGCACTCGCCGCCATCCAGGCCGGGCTCGACGCGCGCCGGCTCGACGAACGCGAAGCCCACCTCTGCGCGCGGCTCTTCCAGAGCTACGAGCTGCAGTTCTGGAACACCCTCGCCGCCGAGTTCCGGGGGTGA